The Melioribacteraceae bacterium 4301-Me genome has a window encoding:
- a CDS encoding LamG-like jellyroll fold domain-containing protein, with the protein MLKKDKIKYSVVLRAFSANLRVILSLQGYTQSTVKFSYFVIAMLFCWFLNAYPQQIAIPRIEQMPNIPSPYLMRDWKKVAIGYDSLIYNFNATGDFLPLLYFNNNTVNYSSQQSFGLHTYVGTYSPTNGEAINILPSLVGATLVGIDKRNQNGFDWVKMSREYFNKRPEMNIYKNSPNDNSFDDWWYETMPNVFFYQLYTLYKNVEDYDYQFRTIADRFLEVVRLSGGGTTPWKIPDFNYRGWDFVNMQPYKIGVVEPEAAGAIGWILYNAYIQTGEKKYLIGAEWCMEYLNSLSDNPAYEIQLPYGVLTAARMNAEIGTDYDIEKMFGWCFSKTYLRNWNVLVGKWGVYDINGLIGEDSDRQYAFAMNTFQQIGALVPLVKYDERFANAIGKWVLNAANSLRFFYSEYIDNLHQSDWSWAKQYDPNSYISYEALLKTGSGWPYATGDAKSNGWARTNLSLYSSSSVGYLAALLDTTEIPAILKLDLNITDFFGVKSYPSYLLYNPYDSAKVVDINLPSGTFDIYESITNSFVFTNVSTFAKVNIPAQSSVILILIPSGSKIEYKLNKLLVNNIAVDYNTNHLVSNYPPRIKSLSALSSILLSGDSTKIYCTAVDKDNDQLSYTWKTSKGKIVGSGSIINFIADNDTGQVNITVLVDDLKGGKDSAGVIIKIVKEINHSPQINFLKAFPRKINLGQSTKIVCSAFDVDNDRLNFMWQINAGIINQISEDSVLWTAPEIEGDYFVKCTVDDSKGSAVKDSIKVMVRDFSKYQIGNLIAFYPFNGNANDESGNGNDGIVSGATFTNDRFNNPFSALSFDGIDDKVQIKNSAFLNFQNAITISFWMKLNQLPTKEVYIISHGSWDRRYKVSISSKKLRWTIKTDKSGNQILDLDSQSIIDANKLYHCVVIYTGSDAEIWLNGELDSFTSWSGKLLTSDVDLTIAQMLPLDANYNFKGVLDDIRIYDYTLLPQEIENLYDLPTSVQNNKKNNSLTLETKLDGNYPNPFNSSTQIIYKVSKRSNVKIYIYDILGRKIKSLLDDEKDKGIFNLWWDGKNDFGKNVSSGTYICIMKSDENISKLKLLLVK; encoded by the coding sequence ATGTTGAAAAAAGACAAAATAAAATACTCTGTGGTTCTCCGTGCCTTCTCCGCTAACCTCCGTGTAATTCTTTCGTTACAAGGATATACACAGAGTACAGTAAAGTTTTCTTATTTTGTAATTGCTATGCTATTCTGTTGGTTTTTAAATGCTTATCCTCAACAGATAGCAATACCACGAATAGAACAAATGCCAAATATTCCCTCGCCGTATTTAATGAGAGATTGGAAAAAAGTTGCTATTGGTTATGATTCATTGATTTATAATTTTAATGCAACTGGCGATTTTTTGCCGCTCTTATATTTCAATAACAATACAGTCAATTATTCTTCGCAGCAAAGTTTTGGTTTGCATACGTACGTTGGTACTTATAGTCCAACGAACGGCGAGGCAATAAACATTTTGCCTTCGCTTGTCGGCGCAACATTGGTAGGAATCGATAAAAGAAATCAGAATGGTTTTGATTGGGTGAAAATGAGCCGAGAATACTTTAATAAACGTCCCGAAATGAACATTTACAAAAACTCACCAAACGATAATTCTTTTGATGACTGGTGGTACGAAACAATGCCAAATGTATTTTTTTATCAACTTTATACTTTGTATAAAAATGTAGAAGATTATGATTACCAATTTCGCACCATAGCGGATCGTTTTTTAGAAGTTGTGCGACTAAGCGGTGGCGGCACTACTCCTTGGAAAATACCCGATTTTAACTATCGAGGTTGGGATTTTGTAAATATGCAGCCATACAAAATTGGTGTAGTGGAACCAGAAGCAGCTGGCGCAATTGGATGGATTTTATATAATGCTTATATCCAAACAGGTGAAAAGAAATATTTAATTGGTGCTGAGTGGTGTATGGAGTATTTGAATTCGCTATCGGATAATCCAGCTTATGAAATTCAATTGCCTTATGGCGTTTTAACTGCAGCAAGAATGAATGCTGAAATTGGAACAGATTATGACATCGAAAAAATGTTTGGATGGTGTTTCAGCAAAACTTATTTACGAAATTGGAACGTGCTTGTTGGAAAGTGGGGTGTTTATGACATTAATGGTTTAATTGGAGAGGACTCAGATCGTCAGTATGCATTTGCAATGAATACCTTTCAGCAGATTGGTGCGCTTGTTCCCTTAGTGAAATACGACGAACGTTTTGCTAATGCTATAGGCAAATGGGTTCTTAATGCTGCAAACTCACTGCGATTTTTTTATTCAGAATATATAGACAACTTACATCAAAGCGATTGGAGTTGGGCAAAACAATATGACCCCAACTCCTATATTTCTTACGAAGCTTTGTTGAAAACTGGCTCTGGCTGGCCTTATGCAACAGGCGATGCAAAAAGTAATGGCTGGGCAAGAACTAATTTATCGCTTTACAGTTCTTCTTCTGTAGGATACCTTGCTGCTCTGCTTGATACAACTGAAATCCCAGCTATTTTAAAACTTGACTTAAATATAACTGATTTCTTTGGAGTAAAATCTTATCCTTCTTATCTTCTTTATAATCCATACGATTCGGCAAAAGTTGTTGATATTAATCTTCCTTCTGGTACTTTCGATATTTATGAATCAATAACAAATAGTTTTGTGTTTACAAACGTCTCAACCTTTGCAAAAGTAAATATTCCGGCACAATCAAGTGTAATTTTAATTTTGATTCCCTCAGGAAGTAAAATTGAATATAAGTTAAATAAACTTTTGGTTAACAATATTGCAGTTGATTATAATACTAACCACCTTGTTTCTAATTACCCGCCGAGAATTAAAAGTTTATCTGCACTTTCCAGTATTTTATTAAGTGGAGACTCAACGAAAATTTACTGTACTGCAGTAGATAAAGATAATGATCAACTAAGTTATACTTGGAAAACAAGCAAAGGCAAAATTGTTGGAAGTGGCAGCATAATTAATTTTATTGCTGATAATGATACAGGTCAAGTTAACATTACAGTTTTAGTTGATGACTTAAAAGGAGGGAAAGACTCAGCGGGAGTAATTATTAAAATAGTGAAAGAAATTAATCATTCGCCCCAAATAAATTTTCTCAAAGCTTTTCCGAGGAAAATTAATCTCGGTCAGTCAACTAAAATAGTATGCAGCGCTTTTGACGTTGATAACGACAGGTTAAATTTTATGTGGCAGATTAATGCCGGAATAATTAATCAGATTAGTGAAGATTCTGTTTTATGGACTGCACCAGAAATAGAAGGTGATTATTTCGTGAAGTGTACAGTGGACGATAGTAAAGGGTCAGCTGTGAAAGACAGCATTAAAGTTATGGTTCGAGATTTCAGCAAATACCAAATTGGAAATCTCATTGCTTTTTATCCTTTCAACGGAAATGCAAACGATGAAAGCGGAAATGGAAACGATGGTATTGTTTCTGGCGCAACCTTTACAAACGATAGATTTAATAATCCTTTTAGTGCGCTTTCGTTCGATGGTATAGACGATAAAGTTCAAATAAAAAATTCTGCGTTTCTCAATTTTCAAAATGCGATTACAATTTCTTTCTGGATGAAACTTAATCAACTCCCTACAAAAGAAGTTTATATTATTTCACACGGGAGTTGGGATAGAAGATATAAAGTATCGATTTCAAGTAAGAAGTTGAGATGGACAATTAAGACAGATAAAAGTGGTAATCAAATTTTGGATTTAGACAGCCAATCAATAATTGATGCAAACAAACTATATCACTGTGTAGTAATTTACACCGGTTCTGATGCAGAAATATGGCTAAATGGTGAATTGGATTCATTTACTTCTTGGTCGGGCAAACTCTTAACTTCTGATGTTGATCTTACTATTGCTCAAATGCTGCCTTTGGATGCTAATTATAATTTCAAAGGTGTTTTGGATGACATTAGAATTTATGACTATACACTGTTACCGCAAGAAATTGAAAATTTGTATGACTTGCCAACCTCAGTTCAAAATAACAAAAAGAACAATTCGTTAACTTTAGAAACAAAATTAGATGGCAACTATCCCAACCCATTTAATTCATCAACACAAATAATTTATAAAGTTTCTAAACGTTCTAATGTAAAAATATATATCTATGATATTCTTGGCAGAAAAATAAAATCGTTATTAGATGATGAAAAAGATAAAGGAATTTTTAATCTTTGGTGGGATGGAAAAAATGACTTTGGAAAAAATGTTTCATCCGGTACATATATTTGTATTATGAAGAGTGATGAAAATATAAGCAAACTCAAATTACTTTTAGTTAAATAG
- a CDS encoding ABC transporter ATP-binding protein: MAEVKLVNVSKIYDGKNKAVANVNLDVKDKEFVVLVGPSGCGKTTTLRMIAGLEEISEGELYIDGKIVNDVPPAKRDIAMVFQNYALYPHMSVFENMAFGLKLKKLPKHEIKERVSYAAKILGLEDLLDRKPKQLSGGQRQRVAVGRAIVRKPKVFLFDEPLSNLDAKLRVQMRAEISKLHHRLGATMIYVTHDQTEAMTMGDVIVVMKDGVVQQIDTPLNLYNYPVNKFVAGFIGSPPMNFIEGEILNGNGLKFKSKNGELLINLDEKKLQHLSAYKNKNLWLGIRPEDISLTPNDFNCAIQSNPDLVEPMGSEANIYFKIDDVQFVCRSYAPFMPKVGETIKLYLNTNKLHFFDKDNETKIQ; the protein is encoded by the coding sequence ATGGCAGAGGTAAAATTAGTTAACGTTAGTAAGATATATGATGGCAAAAATAAAGCTGTCGCAAATGTAAATCTTGATGTAAAGGATAAAGAATTTGTTGTTTTGGTTGGTCCATCTGGCTGCGGTAAAACAACAACTTTACGAATGATTGCAGGCTTAGAAGAAATAAGTGAGGGCGAATTATATATTGATGGAAAAATAGTAAATGATGTTCCACCCGCTAAACGAGATATTGCAATGGTCTTTCAAAATTATGCTCTTTACCCACATATGAGTGTTTTTGAAAATATGGCTTTCGGGTTAAAGCTTAAAAAGCTACCCAAACATGAAATTAAAGAACGAGTTAGTTACGCTGCTAAAATTTTGGGTCTCGAAGATTTACTTGATAGAAAACCCAAACAACTTTCTGGTGGACAAAGGCAACGAGTTGCTGTTGGTAGAGCAATTGTGAGAAAACCAAAAGTCTTTCTGTTCGATGAACCTTTAAGTAATCTTGATGCAAAGCTCCGTGTACAAATGAGAGCAGAAATTTCTAAACTGCACCATAGATTAGGCGCTACAATGATTTATGTAACCCATGACCAAACTGAAGCTATGACAATGGGCGATGTTATTGTTGTAATGAAAGACGGTGTGGTTCAACAAATTGATACTCCTCTTAATTTGTATAATTATCCCGTTAATAAATTTGTTGCGGGATTTATTGGTAGCCCTCCAATGAATTTTATTGAAGGGGAGATACTCAACGGAAACGGGCTAAAGTTTAAAAGCAAAAACGGTGAACTTCTCATTAATCTTGATGAAAAAAAACTGCAGCATCTTTCAGCCTACAAAAATAAAAATTTGTGGCTGGGAATTCGTCCAGAAGATATTAGCCTTACTCCTAATGATTTTAATTGTGCGATACAAAGTAATCCTGATCTTGTAGAACCTATGGGAAGCGAAGCTAATATTTATTTTAAAATTGACGATGTTCAATTTGTTTGCCGTAGCTATGCACCCTTCATGCCAAAAGTTGGTGAAACTATAAAATTATACCTTAACACCAATAAACTTCATTTTTTTGATAAAGACAACGAGACTAAAATACAGTGA
- the rfbB gene encoding dTDP-glucose 4,6-dehydratase: protein MEFKKILITGGAGFIGSNFINHLLSKRDDVFIVNLDKLTYAGNLENLKPSEAKKNYVFIKGDITNNELVNYVFNKYNIKYVINFAAESHVDRSILGSEIFYRTNVIGTNVLLEASRRFEVEKFLQISTDEVYGSLGPNGLFTEKTPLAPNSPYSSSKAAADLMALSFSHTFGLPVIVTRCSNNFGPYQFPEKLIPLMIINAINDKKLPVYGDGLNVRDWIYVLDHNRAIETVLDHGKNGEIYNIGASNEKRNIDIVKLILDKLQKPESLIEFVKDRPGHDRRYAIDSTKIKSELGWKPIFAFEDAIFETIDWYIKNKSWWERIISGDYKKYYKTLYENR from the coding sequence ATGGAGTTTAAGAAAATATTAATAACAGGCGGCGCTGGATTTATTGGCAGTAATTTTATTAACCATTTACTCTCAAAAAGAGATGATGTATTTATTGTTAATTTAGATAAGCTCACTTACGCGGGGAATTTAGAAAATCTAAAACCCTCCGAAGCTAAAAAAAATTATGTTTTTATCAAAGGTGATATAACAAACAATGAACTTGTAAACTATGTTTTTAATAAATATAACATAAAATACGTCATTAATTTTGCTGCCGAGTCACATGTGGATAGAAGCATTCTTGGTTCAGAAATTTTTTATAGGACGAATGTAATTGGTACAAATGTCTTGCTTGAAGCTTCCCGCAGATTTGAAGTAGAAAAGTTCTTGCAAATTTCTACTGATGAAGTTTACGGAAGCCTTGGACCAAACGGTTTGTTCACTGAAAAAACACCTCTTGCACCAAATAGTCCATATTCTTCAAGTAAGGCAGCAGCAGATTTGATGGCATTATCATTTTCCCATACATTTGGTCTGCCAGTTATTGTTACAAGATGCTCAAATAATTTTGGTCCATATCAATTTCCTGAAAAGTTAATTCCACTTATGATTATTAATGCAATAAATGACAAAAAGTTGCCAGTCTACGGTGATGGACTAAATGTTAGAGATTGGATTTATGTGTTAGACCATAATAGAGCAATAGAGACAGTGCTTGACCATGGAAAAAATGGAGAAATTTATAATATTGGTGCATCGAATGAGAAAAGAAATATTGATATTGTGAAATTGATACTTGATAAGCTACAAAAGCCAGAATCGTTAATAGAATTTGTGAAAGATAGACCTGGCCACGATAGGCGTTATGCTATTGACTCAACTAAAATTAAAAGTGAGCTTGGTTGGAAGCCAATTTTTGCATTTGAAGATGCTATTTTTGAGACTATTGATTGGTACATAAAAAATAAATCATGGTGGGAAAGAATAATTTCAGGCGATTACAAAAAGTATTATAAAACTCTTTATGAAAACAGATGA
- a CDS encoding SLBB domain-containing protein codes for MKKIFVLIIAAAFTFNTHAQTEDKAQNNIGSNIIQPLAVTIGGNFIVTGTFTATNGERVDHFITTVFMQAQRQAIGSLSQLESIQKVKTGIQNYPLRNITLLRAKGDKIKIDLLRFRLTGDFKNNPYLMNDDVIIFPFYDTEKDIIDISGAVNNPIKFQFVEGDKLSDAILFAGGLNNTYDNITQAEISRLDNTGNKEQLITVNINDDYQLKPGDRIKILADENQRKNYKVLVLGQVTYPGFVYVKKDGSYLKDVIERAGGFKPNADLLRAEVIRDYNSLDILQKYKLAQDFVENPEKLLLPEVQLKLKQEKASLELLRTSNLTEEDTLFFNIDNRLRILQSESLVDFTQLYDSTSDAYKFKVKDGDLILVPDKFNYVYVFGQVANAGYVKYNPEANYKYYINKAGGKTELARSDDEVVVIKGKGKSWITEQKEKLKLEPGDFIYVPKEIPRTTWYYVGRIGTVAGIVGSVATIVLLLRQFGK; via the coding sequence ATGAAGAAAATTTTCGTCTTGATTATTGCTGCAGCTTTTACCTTTAATACTCATGCTCAAACCGAAGATAAAGCACAAAACAATATAGGCAGCAATATTATTCAGCCATTAGCCGTTACTATAGGGGGAAATTTTATTGTTACTGGTACCTTTACCGCTACTAACGGAGAAAGAGTTGATCATTTTATTACCACTGTTTTTATGCAAGCTCAGAGACAGGCAATTGGTAGTTTAAGTCAACTCGAATCAATACAAAAAGTTAAAACGGGAATTCAAAACTATCCGTTGAGAAATATTACACTTCTAAGAGCTAAAGGAGATAAGATAAAAATTGATTTGTTAAGATTTAGACTTACCGGCGATTTTAAAAACAATCCTTATCTAATGAATGACGATGTAATAATATTCCCCTTTTACGATACAGAAAAGGATATTATTGATATAAGTGGAGCGGTTAATAACCCCATAAAATTCCAATTTGTTGAGGGTGATAAACTAAGTGATGCAATTTTATTTGCAGGTGGACTGAATAATACATACGACAATATTACACAAGCAGAAATTTCGCGCCTTGATAATACCGGTAATAAAGAACAACTGATTACCGTGAACATTAATGATGACTATCAACTAAAACCAGGCGATAGAATTAAAATTCTTGCCGATGAAAATCAAAGAAAAAATTATAAGGTTTTGGTATTGGGACAAGTGACCTATCCAGGCTTTGTCTACGTAAAAAAAGATGGCAGTTATCTTAAAGATGTAATTGAAAGGGCAGGTGGTTTTAAGCCAAATGCAGATTTACTGAGAGCAGAAGTTATACGAGATTATAACTCGCTGGATATACTCCAAAAATATAAATTAGCGCAGGATTTTGTTGAAAACCCAGAAAAACTGTTACTCCCCGAAGTACAATTAAAACTAAAACAAGAAAAAGCTTCACTTGAGTTGCTTCGCACTTCAAATCTTACTGAAGAAGATACTCTCTTTTTTAATATTGATAATAGACTTAGAATACTGCAGTCAGAAAGTCTTGTAGATTTTACTCAGCTATACGATTCAACTTCAGATGCGTATAAGTTTAAGGTTAAAGACGGCGATTTAATTTTAGTCCCGGATAAATTCAATTATGTTTATGTATTTGGACAAGTAGCAAATGCAGGTTATGTGAAGTATAATCCTGAGGCGAATTATAAATACTACATTAACAAAGCTGGCGGTAAGACTGAGCTTGCACGGAGCGATGATGAAGTAGTAGTAATTAAAGGGAAGGGTAAAAGCTGGATTACTGAGCAGAAAGAAAAATTGAAATTAGAACCGGGAGATTTTATTTATGTCCCCAAAGAAATTCCAAGAACAACTTGGTACTATGTGGGTAGAATTGGTACAGTAGCGGGTATAGTGGGAAGTGTAGCAACTATTGTCTTGCTGTTGAGGCAGTTTGGGAAATAG
- a CDS encoding GumC family protein, giving the protein MENLTHANKEKKSFADFLIILMKWRKIIFLNVFTITILATGISLIIDKWYTSTANIIPPKSSGGLLGDITSFSTTIKDLSKTLGRLGTVSEEAYNYLAILQSRTCFEKVIDKFNLRKVYKFKDSDPIEDIIKELGNNVEFNVEDEGNITIKVTDKNPKRAADMANYFVEVLNEISIELGTYEAKNNREFIEKRYLQVLKDLKTAEDSLKDFSQEYSVYSITDQTKAAITAAAELKARITVEEIELDLMKKNYGDTNPIIANKKIVIDELQKRLKAMEFSDENSKKGNFFTPFSQLPDVGVKYLRLMREYELQAKLLEFILPIYEQAKIEEKKNIPVCLVLDKAVPAQKKTGPKRAIIVGASFLISLFLSILVVLILDFFERLKQDEEQYRKINEGLFLPLKKMLHLKRK; this is encoded by the coding sequence ATGGAAAATTTAACTCATGCAAACAAAGAGAAAAAATCTTTTGCTGATTTTCTTATAATATTAATGAAATGGCGAAAGATAATTTTCTTGAATGTATTTACTATTACAATTTTAGCAACAGGAATAAGTTTAATCATAGATAAGTGGTATACATCTACTGCTAACATAATACCTCCCAAATCAAGTGGTGGTTTATTAGGAGACATTACTAGTTTTTCTACAACGATAAAAGACTTATCAAAAACTTTGGGTAGATTGGGAACAGTTTCAGAAGAAGCCTATAATTACTTAGCTATTTTGCAGAGTAGAACATGTTTTGAAAAAGTAATAGATAAATTCAATCTACGGAAAGTTTATAAGTTCAAAGATAGCGACCCTATAGAAGATATAATTAAAGAACTAGGGAATAATGTAGAGTTTAATGTGGAAGATGAGGGTAATATTACTATTAAAGTAACTGACAAAAATCCGAAGCGTGCTGCTGATATGGCTAACTATTTTGTTGAAGTATTAAATGAGATTAGTATAGAACTTGGAACGTATGAAGCCAAAAATAATAGAGAATTTATTGAAAAAAGATATCTGCAAGTTTTAAAGGATTTAAAAACAGCAGAAGATTCGTTAAAAGATTTTAGCCAAGAATATTCAGTTTATTCTATAACTGATCAGACTAAAGCTGCAATAACTGCTGCAGCAGAACTAAAGGCAAGAATTACTGTTGAGGAGATTGAGTTGGATTTGATGAAAAAAAATTATGGTGATACTAATCCAATTATAGCAAATAAAAAAATAGTTATTGATGAATTGCAAAAGAGATTAAAAGCGATGGAATTTTCAGACGAAAATTCTAAAAAGGGGAACTTTTTTACTCCGTTTTCACAGCTTCCTGACGTAGGAGTTAAATATCTTAGGTTGATGAGAGAATATGAACTACAGGCTAAGTTACTAGAGTTTATCTTGCCTATTTATGAACAAGCAAAAATTGAAGAGAAAAAGAATATTCCTGTTTGTCTGGTACTAGATAAAGCAGTGCCTGCACAAAAAAAGACCGGACCGAAAAGAGCAATAATTGTAGGGGCCTCTTTTTTAATCTCGTTGTTTCTTTCCATACTTGTGGTACTTATATTAGATTTTTTTGAAAGACTTAAACAAGATGAGGAACAATACAGAAAGATTAATGAGGGACTGTTCCTCCCATTGAAAAAGATGTTACATCTAAAAAGAAAATAA
- a CDS encoding O-antigen ligase family protein, whose protein sequence is MKQSYNIGLGSTHKNTFVIYILCVFELILLSLLALEYYDYILVFVGLILAAVFIYISFNHLFFLLLAFLLSILAGSIGSGKSEVSFTNILFPILTVIFFIRLFLDFERRQKQDFVLIKVLFVAFLIWSLFTSLNAVNKSLSLLYWRNYFAGIIVFSFALFVLNDYRKVKTFMIFLTVWGIILALIELYVFSTLGGFPAAFVKVIFRKNLLATSWGKSNYLATFYVLIIPVTIGTFLTLGSKKLKLFLSGSMLFLLTGLILTLSRGGILSLVIAITILISKVLKPRTFIPLLLLITLLTTVFILNPFASILFTGISNVGSSLSYYSRLNFYEDVWKTFLNNPIVGVGFGNLGYHSKFEFTKSVASAHNIVLGMLGETGIVGAILFIFLLCYILFLVIKNYTKEKNERIKVLEWAFISGFIGVLIHSMMEPNFEGFQFAIVFWSTLAVFLRLSSFSDEYKSSLLRT, encoded by the coding sequence ATGAAACAATCATATAACATAGGCCTTGGTTCAACACATAAAAATACTTTTGTTATCTACATTTTGTGTGTATTCGAATTAATACTTTTGTCATTACTCGCATTAGAATACTATGATTATATATTAGTATTTGTCGGACTAATTCTCGCGGCTGTTTTCATATACATCTCTTTTAACCATCTTTTTTTCCTTTTATTAGCTTTCTTATTATCTATTTTAGCTGGTTCAATAGGTAGTGGCAAGTCTGAGGTATCATTTACAAACATTTTATTTCCTATACTCACAGTTATTTTTTTTATTAGGTTATTTCTAGATTTTGAAAGAAGGCAAAAACAAGATTTTGTACTTATAAAAGTTTTATTTGTAGCATTTTTAATTTGGTCGCTTTTTACTTCGTTAAATGCCGTTAATAAGTCACTTTCGTTATTATACTGGAGAAATTACTTTGCAGGTATTATTGTTTTTTCATTTGCGTTGTTTGTTCTTAATGATTACAGAAAGGTCAAAACTTTTATGATATTTCTTACTGTTTGGGGTATTATATTAGCATTAATTGAATTATATGTGTTTTCAACGTTAGGTGGATTTCCTGCTGCTTTTGTAAAAGTAATTTTTAGGAAAAATCTTCTTGCCACTTCATGGGGTAAATCGAATTATTTAGCAACCTTTTATGTGCTAATAATTCCTGTAACTATTGGTACTTTTTTAACATTAGGCTCTAAGAAGTTAAAGTTATTTTTGTCTGGTTCCATGCTGTTTTTGTTGACTGGTTTAATTTTAACTTTGTCAAGGGGAGGAATACTTTCTTTAGTTATAGCTATCACGATACTAATTTCGAAAGTACTGAAGCCTCGTACTTTTATTCCTTTGTTGCTGCTAATAACTTTATTAACAACTGTATTTATATTAAATCCATTTGCATCTATTCTATTCACCGGTATAAGCAATGTGGGAAGTAGTTTGTCATACTATTCAAGATTGAATTTTTACGAAGATGTCTGGAAGACTTTTTTAAACAATCCTATTGTAGGAGTAGGATTTGGTAATTTAGGCTATCACTCAAAATTTGAATTCACTAAATCTGTTGCTTCAGCACATAATATAGTACTAGGAATGTTAGGTGAAACAGGCATAGTAGGTGCTATATTATTTATTTTTTTGCTTTGTTATATTCTTTTTTTAGTTATCAAAAATTACACTAAAGAAAAGAACGAGCGAATTAAGGTTTTGGAGTGGGCTTTTATAAGTGGTTTTATTGGGGTTTTAATTCATTCTATGATGGAACCAAATTTTGAAGGATTTCAGTTTGCTATAGTATTCTGGTCTACTCTTGCCGTTTTTTTACGTTTATCATCATTTAGTGATGAGTATAAGTCTAGTTTATTACGAACTTAG
- a CDS encoding flippase, producing MLNKLYNSNTKKTLLGNFFSLSILQITNYVLPLVALPYLVRVLGPDKFGLLAFAQAFIQYFNIFIDYGFNFTATRDISINRNSIEKVSEIFSSVLVLKMGFIGLSLLIISLITFSFTKFRNEWLIYFLTFGVVICQNIFPRWLFQGLEKMKYITILNIIAKIIFTLFIFIFIKSTVDYLYVPLINFIGFFVSAVLGLLIAHKYLRVKFIRPSFNELKRQLKEGWYLFISTIATGLYTTSNAFILGIFASNTLVGYFSAAERIIKAIEDLISPVFHSVYPYLSKLFEESEYKAVIFLKKIIRITSIVGVFISLLVFTLANFIVDILLGSSYHQSIIVLKILSLLPFIGGVNIILTSLTLLSFNYKKAFSSIIVGAGISNIIFSFLFVPYYKQIGSCISVILAEVFIMLSTLIYLKRKKIKLI from the coding sequence TTGCTAAATAAACTTTATAATTCTAATACTAAAAAAACCTTGCTTGGGAATTTCTTTTCCTTAAGCATTCTTCAAATAACAAATTATGTATTACCCCTTGTGGCGTTACCATATCTAGTACGTGTATTAGGTCCGGATAAGTTTGGTCTATTAGCTTTTGCTCAAGCATTTATTCAATATTTTAACATTTTTATTGACTATGGCTTTAATTTTACTGCTACAAGGGATATATCTATAAATAGAAATAGTATTGAAAAAGTTTCAGAAATATTTAGTTCAGTGTTAGTATTGAAAATGGGATTTATTGGTTTGTCTTTACTAATTATATCGTTAATTACTTTTTCCTTTACAAAATTTAGAAATGAATGGCTTATTTACTTCTTAACATTTGGTGTTGTTATTTGTCAAAATATTTTCCCACGTTGGTTATTTCAAGGTTTAGAAAAGATGAAGTACATAACCATCTTAAATATAATTGCAAAAATTATTTTCACATTGTTTATTTTTATTTTTATTAAAAGTACTGTGGATTACTTATATGTTCCGTTGATAAACTTTATTGGTTTTTTTGTATCTGCAGTTTTAGGGTTGTTGATTGCACATAAGTACTTGAGAGTTAAATTTATTAGGCCATCATTTAATGAGTTAAAGCGTCAATTGAAAGAAGGATGGTACCTTTTTATTTCTACAATTGCTACTGGATTGTATACAACTTCAAATGCTTTTATCTTAGGGATATTTGCTAGTAACACTTTAGTAGGATATTTTTCTGCGGCAGAGAGAATAATAAAGGCCATAGAAGACTTGATAAGTCCAGTATTTCATTCAGTTTATCCTTACCTTAGTAAACTTTTTGAAGAGTCTGAATACAAAGCCGTAATTTTTCTAAAAAAAATAATTAGAATAACTAGTATTGTTGGTGTATTTATTTCATTACTTGTCTTTACATTAGCTAATTTTATAGTTGATATTCTTTTGGGAAGTAGTTACCATCAGTCAATCATTGTGTTAAAAATATTGTCACTGTTGCCATTTATTGGTGGAGTGAATATTATATTAACTTCTCTTACTCTTTTATCATTTAATTATAAAAAGGCATTTTCCAGTATAATTGTAGGTGCTGGTATCTCAAATATAATTTTTTCCTTTTTATTTGTCCCATATTATAAGCAAATAGGCAGTTGTATCTCAGTAATTTTGGCTGAGGTCTTTATCATGCTATCAACCTTAATTTATTTGAAGCGAAAAAAGATAAAACTAATATGA